A window of Nicotiana tabacum cultivar K326 chromosome 24, ASM71507v2, whole genome shotgun sequence contains these coding sequences:
- the LOC107814132 gene encoding trypsin inhibitor 1 — MEKLAHVVAFLLLASLFQPLMSQSDGCPGVKKETWPELLGVPAKLARETIQREEPTLTNVQTVLNGRFVTQDFRCDRVRLWVNVLDFVVQTPRVG, encoded by the exons ATGGAGAAGTTAGCTCACGTGGTTGCTTTCTTGCTTCTTGCATCTC TCTTTCAACCTCTCATGTCTCAGTCCGATGGTTGCCCAG GAGTGAAAAAGGAGACATGGCCAGAACTTCTTGGGGTACCAGCCAAGTTAGCAAGGGAAACAATTCAAAGGGAAGAACCAACACTAACTAATGTTCAAACTGTACTGAATGGGAGATTTGTGACACAAGATTTTAGATGTGATCGAGTTCGTCTTTGGGTTAATGTGTTGGACTTTGTCGTACAAACTCCCCGGGTTGGTTGA